Proteins encoded together in one Lysinibacillus sp. FSL K6-0232 window:
- a CDS encoding zinc ribbon domain-containing protein YjdM, with protein sequence MAAYPNCPQCHSEYTYEDGVNYVCPECAHEWSMEATEQESEALIVKDANGNLLADGDSVTIIKDLKVKGSSSTLKIGTKVKSIRLVEGDHNIDCKIDGFGAMKLKSEFVKKA encoded by the coding sequence ATGGCAGCTTATCCAAATTGTCCACAATGTCATTCTGAATATACATATGAGGACGGTGTTAATTATGTGTGCCCAGAATGTGCACATGAGTGGAGTATGGAGGCAACTGAACAGGAATCAGAGGCTCTAATTGTTAAGGATGCGAATGGCAATCTGCTTGCTGATGGTGATTCAGTTACTATTATTAAGGATTTAAAGGTAAAGGGTAGCTCTTCCACATTAAAAATTGGCACAAAGGTGAAAAGTATTCGCCTTGTGGAAGGTGACCATAATATTGACTGTAAAATTGATGGCTTTGGTGCCATGAAATTAAAGTCAGAGTTTGTGAAAAAAGCTTAA
- a CDS encoding DNA cytosine methyltransferase, with protein sequence MTTFLKGELFCGPGGIALGAKNALIEKSDEIYKIKHVWANDRDESSCDTFRNNICPNSPESVINSNVEDLDIKNLPYIDAFTFGFPCNDFSGVGKQKGTNGYFGQLYKYGVEVINQFNPKWFLAENVSGLENSNYGADFQNILEELQRAGSGYDLVPHLYKFEEYGVPQYRHRIIIVGIRKDLNLTFKVPAPTHLSNFIGAKEALDNIPLNASNHEFTKHKQDVVDRLKHIPPGENVWYNELPEQFQLKVKGLKLSNLYRRLHPDKPSYTLTASGGGGTHGYHWEEARALTNRERARLQTFPDNYIFHGRKEEVRQQIGMAVPPKGVQIIFESILKTFAGIEYEHIEPSYQLNRVTVS encoded by the coding sequence ATGACTACTTTTTTAAAAGGGGAGTTATTTTGTGGACCAGGTGGAATAGCTTTAGGTGCTAAAAATGCCTTGATAGAAAAAAGTGATGAAATATATAAAATTAAACACGTTTGGGCTAATGACAGGGATGAAAGTTCTTGTGATACCTTTAGAAACAATATTTGTCCCAATAGTCCTGAATCAGTTATTAACTCTAACGTTGAGGACTTAGATATTAAGAATTTGCCATACATCGATGCTTTCACTTTTGGTTTCCCGTGTAATGATTTTAGCGGAGTTGGAAAACAAAAGGGAACAAATGGATATTTCGGTCAATTATATAAATATGGTGTTGAAGTCATAAACCAATTTAACCCAAAATGGTTTTTAGCAGAAAATGTTTCAGGGTTAGAAAATTCAAACTATGGTGCAGATTTTCAAAATATATTAGAGGAATTACAAAGAGCTGGATCAGGATATGATTTAGTGCCTCATTTATACAAATTTGAGGAGTACGGAGTTCCTCAATACCGACACAGGATAATTATAGTTGGAATTAGAAAAGACTTAAATTTAACATTTAAAGTTCCGGCTCCTACACATCTATCAAATTTTATAGGAGCTAAAGAAGCGCTAGATAATATTCCTTTAAATGCGTCGAACCACGAATTTACAAAACACAAACAGGATGTAGTTGATCGCTTGAAGCACATTCCTCCTGGTGAAAACGTTTGGTACAATGAACTACCAGAACAATTTCAACTAAAAGTTAAAGGTTTGAAATTAAGTAATTTATATCGTCGTTTACATCCTGACAAACCATCTTATACACTTACTGCTAGTGGTGGTGGCGGGACTCATGGTTATCATTGGGAAGAAGCTCGTGCATTGACAAACAGAGAAAGAGCACGACTTCAAACATTTCCTGATAATTATATTTTTCATGGTAGGAAAGAAGAAGTAAGACAACAAATAGGTATGGCTGTTCCTCCTAAAGGGGTTCAAATCATATTTGAATCAATATTAAAAACTTTTGCAGGTATTGAATATGAGCATATTGAACCCTCATATCAACTAAACAGGGTCACCGTATCATAG